The following are encoded in a window of Macadamia integrifolia cultivar HAES 741 unplaced genomic scaffold, SCU_Mint_v3 scaffold805, whole genome shotgun sequence genomic DNA:
- the LOC122070002 gene encoding GDSL esterase/lipase At5g33370-like has translation MHFPLPSLLLLVVVGSLYTEAEGRAFFVFGDSLVDSGNNNYLATLARADAPPYGIDYPTHQPTGRFSNGLNIPDIISESIGEESVLPYLNPELRGDKLLNGANFASAGVGILNDTGVQFVNIIRMPQQLQYFKEYQQRVSECFGVAKMKQLVNEALILISAGGNDFVNNYYLVPNSDRSRQYAIQDYVPYIISEYKKILMRIYEMGGRNVLVTGTGPLGCVPAEIAQRSPNGSCAGELQRAAALYNPQLVQMITQLNKKIGLTTNVFYGVNSYRMNIDFITNPRAYGFVTSKIACCGQGPYNGIGLCTPLSNLCKNRDTYAFWDPFHPCERANRYIVRQILSGTTEYMHHGNLTTILAANNPS, from the exons ATGCACTTTCCTTTACCTTCTCTGCTATTGTTAGTTGTTGTAGGAAGTCTATACACTGAAGCAGAAGGCCGTGCATTCTTTGTCTTTGGTGATTCACTCGTCGATAGTGGCAACAACAACTACCTTGCGACCCTTGCTCGTGCTGATGCGCCTCCTTATGGCATTGACTACCCAACTCATCAACCCACTGGTCGCTTCTCCAATGGACTAAACATCCCAGACATTATCA GTGAGTCAATTGGTGAGGAGTCTGTActgccatacttgaaccctgaGCTCAGAGGAGACAAACTCCTTAATGGTGCCAACTTTGCTTCTGCCGGAGTTGGAATTCTCAATGATACTGGGGTCCAATTT GTAAACATAATAAGAATGCCACAGCAATTGCAGTACTTCAAAGAATACCAGCAACGAGTAAGTGAGTGTTTCGGAGTGGCAAAGATGAAGCAGCTGGTGAATGAAGCACTTATCCTCATTAGCGCCGGCGGCAATGACTTTGTTAACAACTACTACTTGGTTCCAAACTCAGATAGATCTCGTCAATATGCTATCCAAGATTATGTTCCTTATATCATCTCCGAGTACAAAAAGATTCTAATG AGGATATACGAGATGGGAGGTCGTAATGTTCTCGTAACTGGAACAGGACCTCTGGGTTGTGTTCCAGCAGAAATAGCCCAGAGGAGCCCCAATGGGTCGTGTGCTGGTGAGCTACAAAGAGCTGCTGCCCTCTACAACCCTCAACTTGTTCAGATGATAACTCAACTTAACAAGAAGATTGGCCTTACTACAAATGTGTTCTACGGAGTTAACTCATACCGGATGAACATTGACTTCATCACTAACCCTCGAGCCTATG GGTTTGTAACATCAAAGATAGCATGTTGTGGACAAGGGCCCTACAATGGGATTGGACTGTGCACACCTCTATCAAACTTGTGTAAAAACAGAGATACTTATGCATTCTGGGATCCATTCCATCCCTGTGAGAGAGCAAACCGCTATATCGTCCGACAGATCCTCTCCGGAACTACCGAGTACATGCACCATGGCAACCTAACCACCATCTTGGCGGCCAATAACCCAAGTTGA